A window of Campylobacter cuniculorum DSM 23162 = LMG 24588 contains these coding sequences:
- the tcuA gene encoding FAD-dependent tricarballylate dehydrogenase TcuA gives MQTKEFDVIVIGGGNAALCAAISAKEENKNLKVAILESSPKEWRGGNSQHTRNLRSMHDAPTDVLTDAYSEDEFFDDVFKVTKGQTNEEYARFVISHTPQAVEFAKKHGVRFQPSMRGTLHLGRTNAFFLGGGKSLVNAYFTTAKKLGIEIFYEFEALDLIFEADACKEALVLDKKNNQEVKFRAKVFIIASGGFESNLEWLEEAWGEKARNFIIRGTKFNQGKMLKALQKNKAQIIGDPTQGHMVAIDARTPKYDGGIASRVDCVSLGIVVNKDAQRFYDEGEDFWPKRYAIWGRLVANQEEQIAYSITDSKVQSCYMPSLFPPIVTNSIEELAQKMKLDEKKLKQTIDEYNQSVVAGQFNHTIQDNCFTKGLKIEKTHWALKIDTPPFYCYPLRPGVTFTYMGVKVDKTARVYKDDGSLFENLFAAGEIMAGNILTQGYVAGFGMSIGTVFGRLAGENAVKVMKGLK, from the coding sequence ATGCAGACAAAAGAATTTGATGTGATTGTCATTGGCGGTGGCAATGCCGCACTTTGTGCAGCGATTAGTGCTAAGGAAGAAAATAAGAATCTAAAAGTTGCGATTTTAGAATCTTCTCCAAAAGAATGGCGTGGCGGAAATTCACAGCATACAAGAAATTTACGTTCCATGCACGATGCACCCACTGATGTTTTAACAGATGCTTATAGTGAGGATGAATTTTTTGATGATGTTTTTAAGGTGACCAAAGGGCAGACAAACGAAGAATACGCAAGATTTGTCATTTCTCATACTCCACAAGCTGTGGAATTCGCTAAAAAACACGGCGTGAGATTTCAACCTTCTATGCGTGGAACCTTGCATTTAGGACGCACAAATGCCTTTTTTTTAGGGGGCGGAAAATCTTTGGTTAATGCTTATTTTACCACAGCAAAAAAATTAGGCATTGAAATTTTTTATGAATTTGAAGCTTTGGATTTGATTTTTGAAGCAGATGCTTGTAAAGAAGCTTTGGTTTTAGATAAAAAAAACAATCAAGAAGTGAAATTTAGGGCTAAGGTTTTTATTATTGCAAGCGGAGGTTTTGAGTCAAATTTAGAATGGCTTGAAGAGGCTTGGGGAGAAAAAGCAAGAAATTTCATCATCAGAGGAACAAAATTTAATCAAGGAAAAATGCTTAAAGCCCTGCAAAAAAATAAGGCTCAAATCATAGGAGACCCTACTCAAGGACATATGGTGGCAATCGATGCAAGGACACCTAAATACGATGGAGGAATTGCTTCAAGGGTTGATTGCGTTTCTTTGGGTATAGTGGTTAATAAAGATGCTCAAAGATTTTATGATGAGGGTGAAGATTTTTGGCCTAAAAGATATGCAATTTGGGGGCGACTTGTGGCAAATCAAGAAGAGCAAATTGCCTATTCTATCACAGATTCTAAAGTGCAAAGTTGTTATATGCCTTCGCTTTTTCCGCCTATTGTTACAAATTCCATTGAAGAGCTTGCTCAAAAGATGAAACTTGATGAGAAAAAATTAAAACAAACCATTGATGAATACAATCAAAGCGTTGTTGCAGGGCAGTTTAATCACACCATACAAGATAATTGCTTCACAAAGGGTTTGAAGATTGAAAAAACTCACTGGGCTTTGAAGATTGATACCCCGCCTTTTTATTGCTATCCTTTAAGACCGGGAGTTACTTTTACTTATATGGGGGTTAAGGTTGATAAAACTGCAAGGGTTTATAAAGATGATGGGAGTTTATTTGAAAATTTATTTGCTGCAGGTGAGATTATGGCTGGAAATATCCTTACTCAAGGCTATGTTGCGGGATTTGGTATGAGTATAGGCACGGTTTTTGGAAGATTAGCAGGTGAAAATGCTGTAAAAGTAATGAAAGGATTAAAATGA
- the tcuB gene encoding tricarballylate utilization 4Fe-4S protein TcuB, producing the protein MKITRIYEDAMKSCVICNSCRYCEGLCAVFPAMEKKRVFNLQDMDYLANLCHNCSECFYDCQYAPPHEFNVSIPAQFAALRQQSYKKYAFPNFLSFIFEKNAFISALLLVVLFFAGFYLAFAGKNSQSGDFFDIMPYTYMTSLFSIVGILVLIALIVGIVKYAKAIELKNVSFSAFIQTLKDALSLKYLGGHKNEGCTYPNETRSNVRKIFHHLTAYGFIFCFIATSLGAFYHHFLHIYAPYDLTQFPKLFGFIGGIFLCIGTLGLLILKLKADKKLIDKESVGMDYVFILMLFIVSFTGLLLMFFRESEYLAALLWLHLSCILTFFILLPYSKFVHMFYRFTALLKYNTEEEQH; encoded by the coding sequence ATGAAAATAACTCGAATTTATGAAGATGCTATGAAATCCTGTGTGATTTGCAATTCTTGCAGATACTGCGAAGGTTTGTGTGCTGTTTTTCCTGCTATGGAAAAAAAGAGGGTGTTTAACTTGCAAGATATGGACTATTTGGCAAATTTATGCCATAATTGCTCGGAGTGTTTTTATGATTGTCAATACGCCCCTCCACATGAATTTAATGTGTCCATTCCTGCACAATTTGCTGCATTAAGACAACAAAGCTATAAAAAATATGCTTTTCCTAATTTTTTAAGTTTTATTTTTGAAAAAAATGCTTTTATAAGTGCTTTGCTTTTAGTGGTGCTTTTCTTTGCGGGTTTTTATCTCGCTTTTGCGGGTAAAAATTCACAAAGCGGGGATTTTTTTGACATTATGCCTTATACTTATATGACGAGTTTATTTAGTATTGTAGGAATTTTGGTTTTGATAGCTTTGATTGTAGGTATTGTAAAATACGCTAAGGCAATTGAGCTTAAAAATGTCAGTTTTTCAGCCTTTATCCAAACTCTAAAAGATGCTTTAAGTCTTAAATATCTTGGCGGACATAAAAATGAGGGTTGCACTTATCCTAATGAAACCAGAAGCAATGTGCGTAAAATTTTTCATCATTTAACAGCTTATGGTTTTATTTTTTGTTTTATTGCTACAAGTTTAGGGGCTTTTTATCATCATTTTTTGCATATTTATGCTCCTTATGATTTAACGCAATTTCCTAAGCTCTTTGGTTTTATCGGTGGAATTTTTCTTTGTATAGGGACTTTGGGTTTGTTGATTTTAAAACTTAAAGCGGATAAAAAACTCATCGATAAAGAAAGCGTTGGCATGGATTATGTTTTTATTCTTATGCTTTTTATTGTGAGTTTCACAGGTCTTTTGCTTATGTTTTTTAGAGAAAGCGAATATTTAGCAGCTTTGCTTTGGTTGCATTTAAGTTGTATCTTAACTTTTTTTATCCTTTTGCCTTATTCTAAATTTGTGCATATGTTTTATCGTTTCACCGCACTTTTAAAATACAATACAGAAGAAGAACAACATTAA
- a CDS encoding 2-hydroxymuconate tautomerase family protein, producing the protein MPFVNIRITKENGEPTTEQKEELIAGVTDLLAKVLNKNKASTVVIIDEICTDNYGLGGQSITKLRKAQKDKNLT; encoded by the coding sequence ATGCCCTTTGTTAATATTAGAATCACTAAAGAAAATGGAGAGCCCACAACAGAGCAAAAAGAAGAACTCATAGCTGGAGTCACAGATTTGCTCGCAAAGGTTTTAAACAAAAATAAAGCTTCAACCGTGGTGATTATTGATGAAATTTGCACGGATAATTATGGTTTAGGTGGTCAAAGTATCACAAAGCTAAGAAAAGCACAAAAGGATAAAAATTTAACTTAG
- a CDS encoding YbfB/YjiJ family MFS transporter — translation MIFRIFSCFLASFVANGLARFGYIVLIPLMITQRAMSQTQSIMLGVAILVGYIFGSIFINLLKRHLSLESIAKISFFIISVSFFACAVETLSFTSAFIWRFLAGGASASLMILAAPLSLPYVKEKLRASIGGLVFSGIGFGAVFSGFVLPLVTKYSLNYAWILLACISLFAFVWSLFALKTLNPAKKQDETKKFKIPYFLWLLIISYILNAIAYLPHTLFWVDFLVRDLNFDIILAGASWAFFGIGAAFGSLSSGILGDKIGLKNAHILILALKAFSCLIAGFYFLLPQNFLLFCLNISVFLMGFATTGNVVLTNAMALKIAGKEYFSQSSSFLTLAFGIFQAVFSFIFTYSLNFASYSSLFNLCVILHIFSALVLVPIKNLR, via the coding sequence ATGATTTTTCGCATATTTTCTTGCTTTTTAGCAAGTTTTGTGGCAAATGGTTTGGCAAGATTTGGTTATATTGTGCTTATTCCGCTGATGATTACTCAAAGAGCTATGAGTCAAACTCAAAGCATAATGCTAGGAGTTGCAATTTTAGTGGGTTATATTTTTGGTTCAATTTTTATCAATCTTTTAAAAAGACATTTAAGCCTAGAAAGCATAGCGAAAATAAGCTTTTTTATCATTTCTGTGAGTTTTTTTGCTTGTGCTGTGGAAACTTTGTCCTTTACTTCAGCTTTTATTTGGAGATTTTTAGCCGGAGGAGCGAGTGCGAGTTTGATGATTTTAGCTGCACCGCTATCTCTGCCTTATGTTAAGGAAAAATTAAGAGCAAGTATAGGAGGTTTAGTTTTTAGCGGGATAGGTTTTGGAGCTGTTTTTAGTGGTTTTGTGCTTCCACTTGTAACAAAATATAGTCTTAATTATGCTTGGATTTTATTAGCTTGTATCTCTTTGTTTGCTTTTGTTTGGAGTTTATTTGCCTTAAAAACCTTAAATCCCGCTAAAAAACAAGATGAAACAAAGAAATTTAAAATTCCTTATTTTTTATGGCTCTTAATTATTTCTTATATACTCAATGCCATTGCATACTTGCCTCATACCTTATTTTGGGTAGATTTTTTGGTAAGGGATTTGAATTTTGATATCATTTTAGCAGGAGCTTCTTGGGCTTTTTTTGGTATAGGTGCAGCATTTGGGAGTTTAAGCAGTGGCATACTTGGCGATAAAATAGGACTTAAAAACGCTCATATTTTGATTTTAGCTCTTAAGGCTTTTTCTTGTTTGATAGCCGGATTTTATTTTTTATTGCCGCAAAATTTTTTACTTTTTTGTCTTAATATTTCAGTGTTTCTTATGGGTTTTGCAACAACGGGAAATGTTGTTTTAACAAATGCTATGGCATTAAAAATTGCAGGAAAAGAATATTTCAGTCAGAGTTCGAGTTTTTTAACTCTTGCCTTTGGAATTTTTCAAGCTGTATTTTCTTTCATTTTCACTTATAGTTTGAATTTTGCAAGTTATTCTTCTCTTTTTAATCTCTGCGTGATTTTGCATATCTTTAGTGCCTTAGTGCTTGTGCCGATTAAAAATCTACGTTGA
- a CDS encoding membrane protein yields the protein MEKNKNLRLFLVLVSIDFCALIYGINSLSISEDEAEIYFGEKSLLYYITHFGTLLLGQNDFGLRIPFLFFHVLSCILLFLLALKYTKTQNDAILALLLFILLPGSVASALLVNKASLVILLSLAILCAYEYKKQILFYILLIFALFVDKSFNILFLTFFFFGIYKKNSLLFTLSLVLFALSLSFYGFEVSGRPRGHFLDTLGIFAACFSPLIFVYFFYVIYRLSFKNNKSLLWFLMSVTFIFCSLLSLRQKLYLEEFLPFCVISTPLLIKTLIESYRVRLPQFRLKYKIFIQCSVIFLLICYVVIVANQFLYYFLEPKRHFANNYHFAKELSIELKKQNINALRVDKNLQQRLKFYGIKDSNTFYLKSIDNKKNLNSNEKIIEVKLGKSNKIYQIKSYEKSI from the coding sequence ATGGAAAAAAATAAAAATTTAAGACTTTTTTTAGTTTTAGTCAGCATAGATTTTTGTGCTTTGATTTATGGTATTAATTCTCTTAGTATCAGCGAAGATGAAGCAGAAATTTATTTTGGTGAAAAATCTTTGCTTTATTATATCACTCATTTTGGGACCTTGCTTTTAGGACAAAATGATTTTGGTTTAAGAATTCCTTTTTTGTTTTTCCATGTTTTAAGCTGTATTTTACTTTTCTTACTTGCTTTAAAATATACAAAAACGCAAAATGACGCCATCTTAGCCCTTTTACTCTTTATCTTATTGCCCGGTTCGGTTGCAAGTGCCTTGCTTGTGAATAAAGCTTCTTTAGTTATACTCTTAAGCCTTGCCATACTTTGTGCGTATGAATACAAAAAACAAATTTTATTTTATATTCTTTTAATTTTTGCCTTATTTGTGGATAAATCCTTTAATATTTTATTTTTAACCTTTTTCTTTTTTGGAATTTATAAAAAAAATTCCTTACTCTTTACACTTTCTTTGGTGCTTTTTGCTTTGAGTTTATCCTTTTATGGCTTTGAGGTCAGCGGACGTCCTAGAGGACATTTTTTAGACACTTTAGGCATTTTTGCAGCCTGTTTTTCACCCTTGATTTTTGTGTATTTTTTCTATGTGATTTATCGCTTAAGTTTTAAAAATAACAAAAGTTTGCTTTGGTTTTTAATGAGTGTTACTTTTATTTTTTGTTCTTTGCTTTCTTTAAGACAAAAACTTTATTTAGAAGAATTCTTGCCTTTTTGCGTTATCAGCACCCCTTTACTGATAAAAACCTTGATAGAATCTTATCGCGTCAGACTTCCTCAATTCAGACTTAAATATAAAATTTTCATACAATGCAGTGTGATTTTTTTATTGATTTGTTATGTTGTGATTGTAGCAAATCAATTTTTGTATTATTTTTTAGAGCCTAAAAGGCATTTTGCAAATAACTATCATTTTGCAAAAGAGTTGAGCATAGAGCTTAAAAAACAAAATATCAACGCTTTAAGGGTGGATAAAAATTTACAACAAAGATTAAAATTTTATGGCATTAAAGACAGCAACACGTTTTATCTTAAAAGCATTGACAATAAAAAGAATTTAAATTCAAATGAAAAAATTATAGAAGTTAAACTTGGAAAATCAAATAAAATCTATCAAATCAAAAGCTATGAAAAAAGCATTTAG
- a CDS encoding pilus assembly FimT family protein, whose product MKKAFSLLELVLVVFILGIIFSVMPFNFSKNKLLEGAQQILNDIRYTRTLAMMQEDFRIENLAVAKREWYKNKWQLYFIKSSSATQNQQTYTIFLDKNGDGNANLGKTQVNLDREIAIDLINPKKLMNSGQSGVISKNDEKASKKFNIEKSFGITQVQFKGSCSGTTRLVFDKLGRLYSPLKNAKGNFDKNLALKDEKCIIKLLDKNKQNLCIVVENLSGFAYIPQFQNANQQNIELKKGKIKSCSQI is encoded by the coding sequence ATGAAAAAAGCATTTAGCCTTTTAGAGCTTGTTTTAGTCGTGTTCATTTTGGGTATAATTTTTAGTGTAATGCCTTTTAATTTTTCTAAAAATAAACTTTTAGAAGGAGCTCAACAAATCCTTAATGATATTCGTTATACAAGGACTTTAGCGATGATGCAAGAGGATTTTAGAATTGAAAATTTGGCTGTGGCAAAAAGAGAATGGTATAAAAATAAATGGCAGCTTTATTTCATCAAATCAAGTTCAGCCACGCAAAATCAGCAAACTTATACGATATTTTTAGACAAAAATGGAGATGGAAATGCAAATTTAGGAAAAACTCAAGTGAATTTAGATAGAGAAATTGCTATAGATTTAATCAATCCTAAAAAACTAATGAATTCAGGGCAGAGTGGAGTGATTTCTAAAAATGATGAAAAAGCGAGTAAGAAATTTAACATAGAAAAAAGTTTTGGTATCACTCAAGTGCAATTTAAAGGCTCTTGCTCGGGAACAACGCGTCTTGTTTTTGACAAATTAGGCAGACTCTATTCTCCTTTAAAAAATGCAAAAGGAAATTTTGATAAAAATCTTGCTTTAAAAGATGAAAAATGCATCATAAAACTTTTAGACAAAAACAAACAAAACCTTTGTATCGTGGTGGAAAATTTAAGCGGTTTTGCTTATATTCCTCAATTTCAAAATGCTAATCAACAAAATATAGAATTAAAAAAGGGAAAAATTAAATCTTGTTCCCAAATTTAA
- a CDS encoding methyl-accepting chemotaxis protein, protein MKKKNFGISTRLYLSFAFIIIVMLMIAFFSLITINTLDTILTTATGENALLSRQAINFRGSVHDRSILIRDAVLATDAQDLQKTLAQIKKLEDDYTNAEKNLQEILSKGHANTDIRTMAANIEKIKIQTFKTYTEIIAKINQNDIEEAEKILAHTARAQFIVWLAEINKLIDYEEQLNNELTIAALKQISSFKIIMSFIIVIAIVISLIIIYFIVRYIRNLVGGEPSEVNHIISEVANGNLTQKIETKEQSSILYSVSKMQEKLKNIIEKMIVISKQLEEKTDFVVKRISETEKSMIIQRQTSKESALRIKEATQKTQNISQIVLETEQNSKNTTEVCENNKKSVEDTATQMEIIADNSAKLSEQISFLSEHAQSIGTSTDLISEITDQTNLLALNAAIEAARAGEVGRGFAVVADEIRKLAEKTGGATNQIAVINKKIQEETVATANAIEESIPLINKGQKLSEDIRDSVDLIYNQANDSLLKAEEVSKEVAEQVKLMEEIEKQVISMADISEQTKQAVSENKQAMFELKKVSDHLQDEIKIFRI, encoded by the coding sequence ATGAAAAAGAAGAATTTTGGGATTTCTACAAGACTTTATTTAAGTTTTGCTTTTATCATAATTGTTATGTTAATGATAGCTTTTTTTAGTTTAATAACAATCAATACTTTAGATACAATTCTTACAACAGCAACTGGAGAAAATGCTTTACTCTCGCGCCAAGCGATTAATTTTAGAGGAAGTGTCCATGATAGATCGATTTTGATTAGAGATGCTGTTTTAGCAACAGATGCACAAGATTTACAAAAAACTCTCGCTCAAATTAAAAAACTTGAAGATGATTACACAAATGCAGAAAAGAATTTACAAGAAATTTTAAGCAAGGGTCATGCAAACACAGACATAAGAACTATGGCTGCAAATATTGAAAAGATTAAAATACAAACGTTTAAAACTTATACCGAAATCATTGCTAAAATCAATCAAAACGACATTGAAGAGGCAGAAAAAATTCTAGCTCATACAGCAAGAGCTCAATTTATTGTATGGTTAGCAGAAATTAATAAACTCATTGATTATGAAGAGCAACTCAACAATGAATTAACCATAGCAGCACTCAAGCAAATTAGTTCTTTTAAAATCATTATGTCTTTTATCATCGTTATAGCAATTGTGATTTCTTTAATTATCATTTACTTTATTGTGAGATACATTAGAAATTTAGTCGGCGGTGAGCCAAGTGAGGTTAATCATATCATCAGTGAGGTTGCAAATGGAAATTTAACTCAAAAAATTGAAACCAAAGAGCAAAGTAGCATACTTTATTCTGTTTCTAAAATGCAAGAAAAACTTAAAAACATCATTGAAAAAATGATTGTCATTTCAAAGCAACTTGAAGAAAAGACAGATTTTGTGGTTAAACGCATCAGTGAAACTGAAAAATCTATGATTATCCAAAGACAAACTTCTAAAGAATCTGCATTAAGAATCAAAGAAGCAACTCAAAAAACTCAAAATATTTCTCAAATTGTGCTTGAAACAGAGCAAAATTCCAAAAATACCACTGAAGTTTGTGAAAACAACAAAAAATCTGTCGAGGATACAGCCACACAAATGGAAATTATCGCGGATAATTCTGCTAAGCTTTCTGAACAAATTTCATTTTTAAGCGAACATGCACAAAGCATAGGAACAAGCACGGATTTAATCAGTGAAATTACAGACCAAACGAATTTGCTTGCTCTTAATGCTGCCATTGAAGCGGCTCGTGCGGGCGAGGTGGGAAGAGGTTTTGCGGTTGTCGCAGATGAAATTCGAAAACTTGCTGAAAAAACAGGCGGAGCAACCAATCAAATTGCGGTGATTAATAAAAAAATTCAAGAAGAAACCGTAGCCACTGCAAATGCGATTGAAGAATCCATACCTTTGATTAATAAGGGGCAAAAACTTAGTGAAGATATTAGAGATAGCGTGGATTTGATTTACAATCAAGCAAATGATAGTCTTTTAAAAGCTGAAGAGGTGAGTAAAGAGGTTGCTGAACAAGTTAAACTTATGGAGGAAATTGAAAAACAAGTCATATCTATGGCAGATATTTCAGAGCAAACCAAACAAGCTGTAAGTGAAAATAAACAAGCAATGTTTGAGCTTAAAAAAGTAAGCGATCATTTGCAAGATGAAATTAAAATTTTTAGAATTTAA
- a CDS encoding methyl-accepting chemotaxis protein, producing the protein MTRTLGGKLILYIVTIFVVVIALVLGFNYNSTASEIRSLYRSIQQGVLDASYTTINITMNLEARQHLEAVAKEILSLDKNDVLSQRKILFETESLIKYPSMYIVYDDDGALIEENYEENKMQNQLSPHFTPPRELRQRFWYVETKNKRDSIVTPVYVSGSGKYEGQKLVTITYPLIKNGKFIGVLGVDLFINDFQKRFENFERKELPSLQVYITDSSGKIFSHRNAAIVENQNPLPQEIKLKELLKNNKEGEFTYEDPEGNNRIGFYRQFPFGWTIVSGARLDDYTDAINEIFIMSLAVFLAVLIISAAVLFFIIKKMTAPIEQIKISLLGLFKYINYETSTAPAPLPIKANDELGQMATAINENIRQTKLGFEQDNSAVKEAVETVGIVESGNLTARITSNPRNPQLVELKNVLNRLLDALQNRVGSDMNAIRSVFEEYKRLDFRNKIENATGNVEVTTNALGEEIIKMLRQSSEFANALAGESTKLQTAVQSLTSSSNSQAASLEETAAALEQITSSMQNVSQKTSDVITQSEDIKNVTGIIGDIADQINLLALNAAIEAARAGEHGRGFAVVADEVRKLAERTQKSLSEIEANTNLLVQSINDMAESIKEQTQGITQINESVSQIDQSTKDNVEIANESSIIANSVSTIANNILEDVNKKKF; encoded by the coding sequence ATGACAAGGACATTAGGTGGAAAATTAATCTTATATATAGTAACTATATTTGTAGTAGTTATTGCTTTGGTTTTAGGCTTTAATTACAACAGCACTGCTTCTGAAATTAGAAGTCTTTATAGGAGTATCCAACAAGGTGTCCTTGATGCTTCTTATACGACAATCAATATCACAATGAATTTAGAAGCCCGACAACATTTAGAAGCTGTGGCTAAAGAAATTTTGTCTTTAGATAAAAACGATGTTTTATCTCAAAGAAAAATTTTATTTGAAACAGAATCGCTCATCAAATATCCTTCTATGTATATTGTTTATGATGACGATGGTGCGTTAATAGAAGAGAATTATGAAGAAAACAAAATGCAAAATCAACTTTCTCCTCATTTCACTCCTCCCAGAGAATTAAGACAAAGATTTTGGTATGTTGAAACTAAAAACAAAAGGGATTCAATCGTTACTCCTGTGTATGTTTCAGGAAGCGGAAAATATGAAGGACAGAAACTTGTTACCATTACTTATCCTTTGATTAAAAATGGAAAATTTATAGGAGTTTTAGGCGTTGATTTATTTATCAATGATTTTCAAAAAAGATTTGAAAATTTTGAAAGAAAAGAATTGCCTAGCTTACAAGTATATATTACAGATTCTTCGGGAAAGATTTTTTCTCATAGAAATGCAGCCATCGTTGAAAATCAAAACCCATTGCCACAAGAAATTAAATTGAAGGAATTGCTTAAAAATAATAAAGAAGGAGAATTTACTTATGAAGACCCCGAAGGAAATAATCGGATAGGATTTTACAGACAATTTCCTTTTGGTTGGACTATAGTATCGGGGGCAAGACTAGATGATTATACTGATGCGATTAATGAAATTTTCATAATGAGTTTGGCTGTATTTTTAGCAGTATTGATTATAAGTGCAGCGGTTTTATTCTTTATCATCAAAAAAATGACAGCTCCGATAGAACAAATCAAAATTTCGCTTTTAGGCTTATTCAAATACATCAACTACGAAACAAGCACAGCTCCTGCTCCTTTGCCTATCAAAGCCAACGACGAACTCGGTCAAATGGCAACAGCCATCAATGAAAACATTCGTCAAACCAAACTAGGTTTTGAACAAGACAATTCTGCTGTGAAAGAAGCTGTAGAAACAGTCGGCATTGTAGAATCAGGAAATCTCACAGCAAGAATCACATCCAATCCAAGAAATCCTCAACTCGTAGAACTCAAAAATGTACTCAATCGTCTCTTAGATGCTTTGCAAAATAGAGTAGGAAGTGATATGAATGCCATTCGCAGTGTCTTTGAAGAATACAAACGTCTAGACTTTAGAAATAAAATAGAAAATGCCACAGGAAATGTTGAGGTGACAACCAATGCTTTAGGAGAAGAAATCATTAAAATGCTAAGACAAAGTTCAGAATTTGCTAATGCCTTAGCAGGAGAAAGCACTAAACTCCAAACCGCAGTCCAATCTCTCACCTCCAGCTCTAATTCCCAAGCAGCTTCTTTAGAAGAAACCGCTGCAGCCTTAGAGCAAATCACTTCTTCTATGCAAAATGTCTCTCAAAAGACTAGTGATGTTATCACTCAAAGTGAAGACATTAAAAATGTTACAGGCATTATAGGAGATATAGCTGACCAAATCAATCTCCTCGCTCTTAATGCTGCCATTGAAGCAGCTCGTGCAGGAGAACATGGACGCGGCTTTGCTGTTGTGGCTGATGAAGTAAGAAAACTTGCTGAAAGGACTCAAAAGTCTTTGAGTGAGATAGAAGCCAATACAAATTTACTTGTGCAATCCATCAATGATATGGCTGAAAGCATTAAAGAACAAACTCAAGGCATCACTCAAATCAATGAGAGTGTTTCACAGATTGACCAAAGCACAAAAGACAATGTTGAAATCGCTAATGAATCTTCTATCATTGCTAATTCTGTTAGCACTATAGCAAACAACATCCTTGAAGATGTGAATAAAAAGAAATTCTAA
- a CDS encoding metal ABC transporter solute-binding protein, Zn/Mn family has protein sequence MKKIFLFCLMSVFLNAENIVSVSIPPQAFFVQKIAANTLKINTLIEQNADEHTFELKPSSMKELEKSDIYFTIGLEFEKAFSPKFKENFKNLNFVDMQKNIELKDFEEHSHEEHAHEGEHEEQKDIHTWLNPLLVKTMATTIFEALVQKYPQNKALYKKNWEKFLKELDALDFQIKTEFKDIKQKEFIVYHPSWGYFASAYGLEQIPVEIEAKEPKIKDLQRLIKLAKEKNIKVIFVQPGFPENAAKTLAKECGANIISINHLAFDWENELKKSAKILADSLK, from the coding sequence ATGAAAAAAATTTTTTTATTTTGCCTCATGAGTGTGTTTTTAAATGCCGAAAATATCGTAAGTGTTAGCATTCCTCCGCAAGCTTTTTTCGTGCAAAAAATTGCGGCAAATACTTTAAAAATAAACACTTTGATTGAGCAAAATGCTGATGAGCATACCTTTGAACTCAAACCCTCTTCTATGAAAGAGCTTGAAAAAAGTGATATTTATTTTACCATAGGTTTGGAGTTTGAAAAAGCTTTCAGTCCTAAATTCAAAGAAAATTTTAAAAACTTAAATTTTGTAGATATGCAAAAAAATATAGAGCTGAAAGACTTTGAAGAACATTCTCATGAAGAACATGCACATGAAGGAGAACATGAAGAACAAAAAGACATTCACACTTGGCTCAATCCCCTCTTAGTTAAAACTATGGCAACGACAATTTTTGAAGCATTAGTCCAAAAATATCCGCAAAATAAAGCCCTTTATAAAAAAAATTGGGAAAAGTTCTTAAAAGAACTTGACGCCCTTGATTTTCAAATCAAAACTGAATTTAAAGACATAAAGCAAAAGGAATTTATCGTTTATCACCCGTCTTGGGGGTATTTTGCCTCTGCTTATGGTTTGGAGCAAATTCCTGTTGAGATTGAAGCTAAAGAGCCAAAAATCAAAGATTTGCAACGACTCATTAAACTTGCAAAAGAAAAAAATATCAAAGTCATCTTTGTTCAGCCGGGTTTTCCTGAAAATGCTGCAAAAACCTTAGCTAAAGAATGCGGTGCGAATATAATTTCTATCAATCATCTTGCGTTTGATTGGGAAAATGAGCTTAAAAAGAGTGCTAAAATTTTGGCTGATAGCTTAAAATAA